A single genomic interval of Acidobacteriota bacterium harbors:
- a CDS encoding sigma-54-dependent Fis family transcriptional regulator, with amino-acid sequence MARRALSLTRAEQRAETAALQELSVRYATSGLVGHSRQMIELYMEIARVAAYRSTVLIIGESGTGKELVARAIHAHSPRVTQPFVAVNCGALTETLLEAELFGHTKGSFTGAIADKKGLFEEAEGGTLFLDEIGETSPALQVKLLRALQESEIRRVGSSKPVTVDVRVVAATNRKLEDEVKAGRFREDLYYRLSVITLRVPPLRERREDIPLLAHHFLQRACQETGKRVTLAEGALETLRHYAWVGNVRELENTIEHAVLHARGALITPDDLPARVRGQDVQAQPQPVTEAQFFADLPALEELERRYLIYVLDAVAGNRTRAAEVLQIDRRTLYRMAERFKLKLDE; translated from the coding sequence ATGGCGCGGCGCGCGCTCTCGCTGACCCGCGCCGAACAACGCGCCGAAACCGCAGCCTTGCAGGAACTGTCGGTGCGTTACGCCACCTCGGGGCTGGTCGGCCACAGCCGCCAGATGATTGAGTTGTATATGGAAATCGCGCGCGTGGCGGCCTATCGCTCGACCGTGCTCATCATCGGCGAATCGGGCACGGGTAAGGAACTGGTCGCGCGCGCCATCCACGCGCACAGCCCGCGTGTGACGCAGCCGTTCGTCGCCGTCAATTGCGGCGCGCTCACCGAAACGCTGCTCGAAGCCGAACTCTTCGGCCACACCAAAGGCAGCTTCACGGGCGCAATCGCCGACAAGAAAGGGTTGTTTGAAGAAGCCGAGGGCGGCACCTTGTTTCTGGATGAAATCGGCGAGACCTCGCCCGCCTTGCAGGTCAAGCTGTTGCGCGCCTTGCAGGAAAGCGAAATCCGCCGCGTCGGTTCGAGCAAACCCGTCACGGTGGACGTGCGCGTCGTGGCCGCCACCAATCGCAAGCTGGAAGATGAAGTCAAAGCGGGCCGCTTTCGCGAAGATTTGTATTACCGGCTCAGCGTTATCACATTGCGTGTTCCCCCCTTGCGCGAACGGCGCGAAGACATTCCGCTGCTCGCGCATCACTTCCTGCAACGGGCCTGCCAGGAGACGGGCAAGCGCGTGACGCTGGCCGAAGGCGCACTCGAAACCTTGCGCCATTACGCCTGGGTCGGCAACGTGCGCGAGTTAGAGAACACCATCGAACACGCCGTGTTACACGCGCGTGGCGCGTTGATTACGCCGGATGATTTGCCCGCCCGTGTGCGTGGCCAGGACGTGCAAGCGCAACCACAGCCGGTGACCGAGGCGCAATTCTTTGCCGACCTGCCTGCGCTGGAAGAATTGGAGCGGCGCTATTTGATTTACGTGCTCGACGCCGTTGCGGGCAATCGCACCCGGGCCGCCGAGGTCTTGCAGATTGACCGACGCACGCTTTATCGCATGGCGGAACGCTTCAAACTCAAACTGGACGAATAA
- a CDS encoding HAMP domain-containing protein: MENLKLYTRTTLLTSAVMTAVLVVVAFFFITKARAIERQEQEQRAELWATVLANQIAINPSKKTLELHSRVISFGQEHERQIRQIRIYSATGREVVSLVADEPETLAQNDLNSLHRGASLARPKENEAAGEPLIYAAAPIFNEDRFEGVVTLTARRDQFSSLARRLITLTLALLALALLSITALLYFLFSQVLYRPVESLLSAMTEARTGRLEAVAPVHAHDEFGQLAVSFNHLLAQLRAMTAEREAYQKQLEERVHDATTELAERNTQLEEANAALFEIQRELTKFERLAAAGQMAAQFAHEVGTPLNLISGHVQLLAARKGDAKTAERLELIGSQIARIERIVRNMLDATRRPQPQFEALDLNALLTRIFEITAPTLAAHQVELQTELAETLPFVQADNEQLQQVFINLINNALDAMPQGGELCFRTAVVDDFALVSCRDSGEGIRAEIKARVFDPLFTTKLRGLGTGLGLAVAQQIVREHGGEITVESELGQGAEFQLRLPLAGIENLATHEAQEHGVQPLGCLGALPRAEQANA; the protein is encoded by the coding sequence GCAGCGTGCGGAGTTATGGGCCACCGTGCTCGCCAATCAAATCGCCATCAACCCCTCGAAAAAGACGCTGGAATTGCACAGCCGTGTGATTTCCTTCGGGCAAGAGCACGAGCGGCAGATTCGCCAAATTCGGATTTACAGCGCAACCGGACGTGAGGTCGTCAGCCTCGTGGCTGACGAACCGGAAACCCTGGCGCAAAATGATCTGAACAGTTTGCACCGTGGCGCTTCGCTGGCGCGTCCAAAAGAGAATGAGGCGGCGGGTGAACCGCTAATCTATGCCGCCGCGCCCATCTTCAATGAAGACCGCTTTGAAGGCGTCGTCACGCTGACGGCGCGGCGTGACCAATTCTCGTCGTTGGCGCGCCGTTTGATTACGTTGACGCTGGCCTTGCTGGCGCTGGCGCTGCTTTCGATCACGGCGCTGCTTTACTTTCTGTTCAGCCAGGTGCTCTATCGCCCGGTGGAAAGTTTGTTGTCGGCCATGACCGAAGCGCGCACAGGCCGCCTGGAGGCCGTCGCCCCCGTGCACGCACACGATGAATTTGGACAGTTGGCCGTCTCGTTCAATCATTTGCTGGCCCAGTTGCGCGCGATGACGGCGGAGCGCGAGGCCTATCAGAAACAGTTGGAAGAGCGCGTGCACGACGCCACCACCGAGTTGGCCGAACGCAACACGCAGCTCGAAGAAGCCAACGCCGCGTTGTTTGAAATCCAGCGCGAACTGACCAAATTCGAGCGTCTGGCCGCGGCCGGACAGATGGCCGCGCAATTCGCCCACGAAGTCGGCACGCCGCTCAATCTGATTTCGGGCCACGTGCAATTGCTGGCCGCGCGCAAGGGCGACGCCAAAACGGCGGAGCGGTTGGAACTGATCGGTTCGCAAATCGCGCGCATCGAGCGCATTGTGCGCAATATGCTCGACGCCACGCGCCGCCCACAGCCACAGTTCGAAGCGCTTGATCTCAATGCCTTGCTGACTCGCATTTTTGAAATCACCGCGCCGACCCTGGCCGCGCATCAGGTTGAATTGCAGACCGAACTCGCTGAAACGTTGCCGTTCGTGCAGGCTGACAACGAACAGTTGCAGCAGGTTTTCATCAATCTGATCAACAATGCGCTCGATGCGATGCCGCAAGGCGGAGAGCTGTGCTTTCGCACCGCCGTGGTTGATGACTTTGCGCTGGTCAGTTGCCGTGATTCGGGCGAGGGCATTCGCGCCGAGATCAAAGCGCGCGTCTTCGATCCGCTCTTCACGACCAAATTGCGCGGGCTTGGCACCGGCTTGGGTTTGGCCGTCGCGCAACAAATCGTGCGCGAACACGGCGGCGAAATCACCGTGGAAAGCGAACTGGGACAAGGCGCGGAATTTCAGTTGCGCCTGCCGTTGGCGGGCATCGAGAATTTAGCTACGCACGAAGCCCAAGAGCATGGAGTTCAGCCTTTAGGCTGTCTGGGCGCGCTGCCGCGCGCTGAACAAGCTAACGCTTGA